The Bifidobacterium animalis subsp. animalis ATCC 25527 genome has a segment encoding these proteins:
- a CDS encoding endonuclease/exonuclease/phosphatase family protein: MIIALWVILVLLLVWISLSELPAGWDGHAPLPYLIALSPFAWIGFTAIGIWAGCLREWPLMVCAIVGLIASLLRKTAYYMNDLKTPNTGELIARKLAEKREFENSTVSSNSAAVENLANGHFNVFTLNCRYGKANAHEIVNTVRTNDIAVLALQEMNHDLVTELHDAGLDDLLPFHQFGDPSSSDNGGFNGLWLRVEPAEQTPTGVPIPAADVPTVTLPVTSTFNITFASAHPKSPQRSCKDWSAGIIGLGALAKSANNGRDQNADDSCNNREIAVLMGDLNSSIVHPSFRKLLASGFHDAALVEARGEHPTYPSWLKWPRIVIDHILFTDFMAASNVRAVFIDGTDHLGLTATLTIRDTRTQANAAARESWPSSLPPLPAKSRQETAE, from the coding sequence ATGATCATTGCACTGTGGGTGATTCTGGTACTGCTGCTGGTATGGATCTCGCTGAGCGAGTTGCCCGCCGGCTGGGACGGCCATGCGCCGCTCCCCTACCTCATCGCGCTCTCGCCGTTCGCGTGGATCGGCTTCACCGCCATCGGCATCTGGGCAGGCTGTCTGCGAGAATGGCCGCTCATGGTGTGTGCAATCGTTGGCTTGATCGCTTCACTCCTACGCAAAACCGCGTATTACATGAATGACCTGAAGACCCCCAACACCGGCGAACTCATCGCCCGCAAGCTCGCCGAAAAGAGGGAATTCGAAAACTCAACCGTTTCATCCAACTCGGCTGCCGTTGAAAATCTTGCAAACGGCCATTTCAACGTGTTCACCCTGAACTGCAGATACGGCAAAGCCAATGCCCATGAAATCGTGAACACGGTGCGCACGAACGACATCGCCGTGCTCGCCCTGCAGGAAATGAACCACGACCTCGTCACCGAGCTGCACGATGCCGGGCTCGACGATCTGCTGCCGTTCCACCAATTCGGCGACCCGAGCAGCTCCGACAACGGCGGCTTCAACGGACTGTGGCTGCGCGTGGAACCGGCCGAGCAGACGCCCACCGGCGTGCCGATTCCCGCCGCCGACGTCCCCACGGTCACGCTGCCGGTCACGTCGACGTTCAACATCACGTTCGCGAGCGCCCACCCGAAATCGCCGCAACGCAGCTGCAAGGATTGGTCCGCCGGCATCATCGGGCTTGGCGCGCTGGCGAAATCTGCGAACAATGGCCGGGACCAGAACGCAGACGACTCGTGCAACAATCGCGAAATTGCCGTGCTCATGGGCGATCTCAACTCGAGCATCGTGCACCCGAGCTTCCGCAAGCTGCTCGCAAGCGGTTTCCACGACGCCGCGCTGGTCGAGGCGCGCGGCGAACACCCGACCTACCCGAGCTGGCTCAAATGGCCGCGCATTGTGATCGACCACATTCTGTTCACCGATTTCATGGCCGCCTCCAACGTGCGCGCCGTGTTCATAGATGGCACCGACCACCTTGGTCTCACCGCCACGCTCACCATTCGAGACACGCGCACGCAGGCGAATGCCGCCGCCCGCGAGTCCTGGCCGAGTTCGCTGCCGCCGCTCCCCGCGAAGTCGCGTCAAGAAACCGCCGAATAA
- a CDS encoding cation transporter → MHQKKIEQQALKVGIVVNIVMVLAGFFVFFLTGLKSMFLDASFTVISVISGGVAAYLSKKTVRVSDRFPNGMFALEPIYAICKSIFTICLLLFSFLDVAQIAIAYFVHGEGERLEFGPVIIYQILAVAVCIALVAYYRARNRTLGNASLMLKAEANGTWIDGMISLGIGIVAVLLYFLPNGTPLDFLHYTGDFFITTIIVALTIKEPVTVLRDAFVELVGGTHDDDDVSELVSREVSAHLPAGVRVQTIHVFKTGMNFDIDIIVNGTGDVVRVEDLVEARKQMERALEPKLHLVNVDFVFD, encoded by the coding sequence ATGCACCAGAAGAAGATCGAACAGCAGGCGCTCAAAGTGGGCATCGTCGTCAATATCGTCATGGTGCTCGCGGGCTTCTTCGTGTTCTTCCTCACCGGACTCAAGTCCATGTTCCTCGACGCCTCGTTCACGGTGATCTCGGTGATCTCGGGCGGCGTCGCGGCATACCTGTCGAAGAAGACGGTGCGCGTGAGCGACCGCTTCCCGAACGGCATGTTCGCGCTCGAGCCGATCTATGCAATCTGCAAATCGATTTTCACAATCTGCCTGCTGCTGTTCTCGTTCCTCGACGTCGCGCAGATTGCCATCGCCTACTTCGTGCACGGCGAGGGCGAGCGTCTCGAATTCGGCCCGGTGATCATCTACCAGATTCTCGCCGTCGCCGTCTGCATCGCGCTCGTCGCGTATTACCGCGCGCGCAACCGCACGCTCGGCAACGCGAGCCTCATGCTCAAGGCGGAGGCGAACGGCACGTGGATCGACGGCATGATCTCGCTCGGCATCGGCATCGTCGCCGTGCTGCTGTATTTCCTGCCCAACGGCACGCCGCTCGACTTCCTGCATTACACCGGAGATTTCTTCATCACGACGATCATCGTCGCGCTCACGATCAAGGAACCGGTGACCGTGCTGCGCGATGCGTTCGTGGAGCTCGTCGGCGGCACGCACGACGACGACGATGTCTCCGAACTCGTCTCCCGCGAAGTGTCCGCGCATCTGCCGGCCGGCGTGCGGGTGCAGACGATCCACGTATTCAAGACGGGCATGAATTTCGACATCGACATCATTGTCAACGGCACCGGCGATGTCGTGCGGGTCGAGGATCTCGTCGAGGCACGCAAGCAGATGGAGCGCGCGCTCGAGCCGAAGCTGCACCTCGTGAACGTCGATTTCGTCTTCGACTGA
- the ffh gene encoding signal recognition particle protein, producing MAAFSSLTDRLSNAFKHLKSKGKLSDADIDGTIREIRRALLDADVSLDVVRSFTASVRDRALSTEVSEALNPAQQVVKIVNDELTDILGQGVDRPLNFAKNPPTIIMLAGLQGAGKTTLAGKLGYWLKDSGHTPLLVAADLQRPNAVTQLEVVGERAGVPVYAPEKGVQSAGGDAVSAPGETTGDPVKVARDSIEYARQKMYDTVIIDTAGRLGVDETLMQQARDIRDAVQPNEVLFVIDAMTGQDAVRIAQAFDEGVNFTGVVLSKLDGDTRGGAALSVASVTGKPILFASNGEGLKDFEVFHPDRMASRILDMGDILTLIEQAQREFDEEETRKAAAKMAEGEFGLDDFLAQLQQVRKLGSMKSLLGMIPGMAQHRKELEMFDEREVDRTEAIIRSMTPEERRNPKIIDGSRRARIAYGSGVSVSAVNALLQRFEQASKMMKRMTNRAGMGGGMAGGFGGFGGPGGSKKGKKGKKGKKGGKSGNPMKREAEEKALRAKLAGKSNSGGSAFAKKPQADELPAGLQDMLGGADVPPNLGGGLSGLLG from the coding sequence ATGGCAGCATTTAGTTCGTTAACAGATCGTCTCTCGAATGCATTCAAGCATCTCAAGAGCAAAGGCAAGCTTTCCGACGCGGATATCGACGGCACGATCCGCGAAATCCGCCGCGCGCTGCTCGATGCCGACGTCTCGCTCGACGTGGTGCGTTCGTTCACCGCGAGCGTACGCGACCGCGCACTGAGCACCGAGGTTTCCGAAGCGCTGAATCCGGCGCAGCAGGTGGTGAAGATCGTCAACGACGAGCTCACCGACATTCTCGGGCAGGGAGTAGACCGCCCGCTCAACTTTGCGAAGAATCCGCCGACGATCATCATGCTCGCCGGTCTGCAGGGCGCCGGCAAGACCACGCTCGCGGGCAAGCTCGGCTACTGGCTCAAGGATTCCGGCCACACGCCGCTGCTCGTGGCGGCAGATTTGCAGCGCCCGAACGCGGTGACGCAGCTCGAGGTGGTGGGCGAGCGCGCCGGCGTGCCCGTGTATGCGCCGGAGAAGGGCGTGCAGTCCGCGGGCGGCGATGCGGTGTCGGCCCCCGGCGAGACCACCGGCGACCCGGTGAAGGTGGCGCGCGACTCGATTGAATACGCGCGGCAGAAAATGTACGACACGGTGATCATCGATACCGCGGGCCGTCTGGGCGTCGATGAGACTCTCATGCAGCAGGCGCGCGATATTCGCGACGCCGTGCAGCCGAACGAAGTGCTGTTCGTGATCGACGCGATGACCGGTCAGGACGCGGTGCGCATTGCGCAGGCCTTCGACGAGGGCGTGAACTTCACCGGCGTCGTGCTGTCGAAACTCGACGGCGACACCCGCGGCGGCGCGGCGCTCTCGGTTGCCTCGGTGACCGGCAAGCCGATCCTGTTCGCGTCGAACGGCGAGGGTCTCAAGGACTTCGAGGTGTTCCACCCGGATCGCATGGCCTCGCGAATCCTCGACATGGGCGACATTCTCACGCTCATCGAGCAGGCACAGCGCGAGTTCGACGAGGAGGAGACCCGCAAGGCCGCCGCGAAGATGGCGGAAGGCGAGTTCGGGCTCGACGACTTCCTCGCCCAGCTGCAGCAGGTGCGCAAGCTCGGTTCGATGAAGTCGTTGCTCGGCATGATCCCCGGCATGGCACAGCATCGCAAGGAACTGGAGATGTTCGACGAGCGCGAGGTGGACCGTACCGAGGCGATCATCCGCTCGATGACGCCCGAGGAACGCCGTAACCCGAAGATTATCGACGGGTCGCGCCGCGCACGCATCGCCTACGGTTCCGGCGTCTCGGTCTCGGCCGTGAACGCGTTGCTGCAGCGGTTCGAGCAGGCGTCGAAGATGATGAAGCGCATGACCAACCGCGCCGGCATGGGCGGCGGCATGGCGGGCGGATTCGGAGGATTCGGCGGTCCCGGCGGCTCGAAGAAAGGCAAGAAAGGCAAGAAAGGCAAGAAGGGCGGCAAGTCCGGCAACCCGATGAAGCGCGAGGCCGAGGAGAAGGCATTGCGCGCCAAGCTCGCCGGCAAGTCGAACTCGGGCGGCTCGGCGTTCGCGAAGAAACCGCAGGCCGACGAACTGCCGGCCGGTTTGCAGGACATGCTCGGCGGCGCGGACGTTCCACCGAACCTGGGCGGCGGACTCTCCGGTCTGCTCGGGTGA
- the cysS gene encoding cysteine--tRNA ligase: MTHAQSHTTDQFDETLAAGDHGVANAAVDLKLYDTATHAVSRFEPIKPGEVGMYVCGATVQSAPHIGHIRAAVAFDIIRRWFERLGYKVTFIRNVTDIDDKILDKAAAAGEDWWARAYHYEREFTHAYNELGVLAPTYEPRATGHIIDMVHLIERIIDNGHAYVIRDEHGELTGDVYFDVASWPHYGELTHQKQTAEVDEAAAVADRMGPSVDASGDDKYNPADPADLSVNKRDPRDFALWKRPKSTDPTDARWKTPFGTGRPGWHIECSAMSYRYLDGMFDIHGGGLDLRFPHHENEMAQTRAAGYCTANRWMHSAWVTAKGEKMSKSLGNGLSVPVVLAEHSAWVVRYALGSVQYRSMLEWSDQTLAEADAAYERIMNFIGHAADALGEQPSRDEITGVSADDLPMDFVAAMNDDVNVSRATAAIFTQIREGNTLLARLAGDDGDADRSALRAALVNVRAMLDTLGLDPLASPWIDGGDEAGGDSSALKTLGELVDAQLAARAEARKNKDFAKADQIRDALTAAGITIEDGPTGSTWTLALSH; encoded by the coding sequence ATGACACACGCGCAATCACACACTACCGACCAATTTGACGAAACGCTCGCCGCCGGCGATCACGGCGTTGCCAATGCGGCCGTCGATCTGAAGCTCTACGACACGGCGACGCATGCGGTCTCACGTTTCGAGCCGATCAAACCCGGCGAGGTGGGCATGTACGTGTGTGGCGCGACCGTGCAGAGCGCCCCGCATATCGGCCATATTCGCGCGGCCGTCGCGTTCGACATCATTCGCCGCTGGTTCGAGCGGCTCGGCTACAAGGTCACGTTCATTCGCAATGTGACCGACATCGACGACAAGATCCTCGACAAGGCCGCCGCAGCGGGCGAGGATTGGTGGGCACGCGCATACCATTACGAGCGCGAGTTCACGCACGCGTACAACGAGCTCGGCGTGCTCGCACCCACGTACGAGCCGCGCGCGACCGGGCATATCATCGACATGGTCCACTTGATCGAGCGCATCATCGACAACGGTCACGCCTATGTGATCCGCGATGAGCACGGCGAGCTGACCGGCGACGTGTATTTCGACGTCGCCTCCTGGCCGCACTACGGCGAGCTCACGCACCAGAAGCAGACCGCCGAGGTTGACGAGGCCGCCGCCGTGGCCGATCGCATGGGCCCGTCGGTCGACGCCTCCGGAGACGACAAATACAATCCCGCCGACCCGGCCGACCTTTCCGTGAACAAGCGCGACCCGCGCGACTTCGCGCTGTGGAAGCGCCCGAAGAGCACCGATCCCACCGACGCCCGCTGGAAGACTCCGTTCGGCACGGGCCGCCCGGGCTGGCATATCGAATGCTCGGCGATGAGCTACCGCTATCTCGATGGCATGTTCGATATTCACGGCGGCGGTCTCGATCTGCGTTTCCCACATCACGAGAACGAGATGGCGCAGACCCGCGCGGCCGGCTACTGCACGGCGAACCGCTGGATGCATTCGGCATGGGTGACCGCCAAAGGCGAGAAGATGAGCAAGTCGCTCGGCAATGGCCTGTCGGTGCCGGTCGTGCTCGCCGAGCATTCCGCGTGGGTGGTGCGCTATGCGCTCGGCTCCGTGCAGTACCGCTCGATGCTCGAGTGGAGCGACCAGACGCTCGCCGAAGCCGACGCCGCATACGAGCGCATCATGAACTTCATCGGGCATGCCGCAGACGCGCTCGGCGAGCAGCCGTCGCGTGATGAGATCACCGGCGTCTCGGCCGACGATCTGCCCATGGATTTCGTCGCCGCCATGAACGACGACGTGAATGTGTCGCGCGCCACCGCGGCAATCTTCACGCAGATTCGCGAAGGCAACACGTTGCTTGCGCGCCTCGCGGGCGACGACGGCGACGCGGACCGCAGCGCATTGCGTGCCGCGCTCGTCAATGTGCGCGCGATGCTCGACACGCTCGGTCTCGACCCGCTTGCCAGTCCGTGGATTGACGGCGGCGACGAGGCCGGCGGCGACTCCAGCGCGCTCAAAACGCTCGGCGAACTTGTCGACGCGCAGCTCGCCGCCCGCGCCGAAGCCCGCAAAAACAAGGATTTCGCAAAGGCAGACCAGATTCGCGACGCTCTCACCGCCGCCGGCATCACAATCGAAGACGGCCCCACCGGTTCCACCTGGACCCTCGCCCTCTCCCACTGA
- a CDS encoding ABC-F family ATP-binding cassette domain-containing protein, which yields MPTFDLGLEHVSLDFATKTIFTDVTQGVFEGDRIGIVGRNGDGKSTLLHLLKGTQAPDSGRVTTRNGLTFGMLDQRDQLDDDATIREAALEGREDYEWAAQTESRKIVEALLGGLNLNAKIGTLSGGQRRRADLARLLLKDWDVLALDEPTNHLDVVTIHWLAEHLKNRWAKGSGALLIVTHDRWFLDEVCESMWEVHDGQIEPFEGGYSAYMLQRVERDRQADVRETKRRNLARKELAWLSRGARARSTKQKFHVKAARELIADVPPMRNSLELKQMATSRLGKQVVDLVDVTQIFDREQGAVADVDPDIADMERMGTDSESSAGTQIDIVTPMVQEPQAFGSVTMDVDDADDPRLVSAFGSRAAQIAAEHGLKAREAVTGYNALRGMTENELAANEAANTGADATSAAAHIEVSGREILDDVTWLIGPGDRFGIVGANGAGKSTLLKILDGSLAPTAGRVNIGKTVKFAVLSQRLDELEKLGNYKVKEVLSRYKPTYIVDGKEVTPGQLMERLGFEAAQLMTPIRDLSGGQKRRMQLLLILLDEPNVLIMDEPGNDLDTDMLAVMEDLLDTWPGTLIVVSHDRYLLERVTDEQFALIGGKVRHLPGGVQDYLDMVEDLKRGKSLPQADAAGTAQSANTAQSENEQAADEQSADQPKLSGKEYAQASRRVSAIERKLEKIEQQKGELESQMNAHDPTDYEGLGKLSAQIAELETQQGELETEWFDLSEQLGK from the coding sequence ATGCCAACTTTTGATTTGGGACTCGAACATGTCTCGCTCGACTTCGCCACGAAGACCATTTTCACCGACGTCACGCAAGGCGTGTTCGAAGGCGACCGCATAGGCATCGTCGGTCGCAACGGCGATGGCAAATCCACGCTGCTGCATCTGCTCAAAGGCACGCAGGCTCCGGATTCCGGCCGTGTCACCACGCGCAACGGCCTCACATTCGGCATGCTCGACCAGCGTGATCAGCTCGACGATGACGCCACGATCCGCGAGGCCGCGCTCGAAGGCCGCGAGGATTACGAATGGGCCGCGCAGACGGAGTCCCGCAAGATCGTCGAGGCGCTGCTCGGCGGCCTCAATCTCAATGCGAAGATCGGCACACTCTCCGGCGGCCAGCGCCGTCGCGCCGATCTCGCGCGCCTGCTGCTCAAGGACTGGGATGTGCTCGCGCTCGACGAGCCGACAAACCATCTGGACGTCGTGACGATCCACTGGCTCGCCGAGCACCTGAAGAACCGTTGGGCGAAGGGCAGCGGCGCGCTGCTGATCGTCACGCACGACCGCTGGTTCCTCGACGAGGTGTGCGAGTCGATGTGGGAGGTGCATGACGGGCAGATTGAGCCATTCGAAGGCGGCTACAGCGCGTACATGCTGCAGCGCGTGGAACGCGACCGCCAGGCCGATGTGCGCGAGACGAAGCGGCGCAATCTGGCCCGCAAGGAGCTGGCATGGCTGTCGCGTGGCGCGCGTGCCCGCTCGACCAAGCAGAAGTTCCATGTGAAGGCCGCGCGCGAGCTCATCGCCGACGTGCCACCGATGCGCAATTCGCTCGAGCTCAAGCAGATGGCCACTTCGCGCCTGGGCAAGCAGGTGGTCGACCTGGTCGATGTGACGCAGATTTTCGACCGCGAACAGGGTGCCGTGGCCGACGTCGACCCCGACATCGCCGACATGGAGCGCATGGGCACGGACTCCGAATCGTCCGCCGGCACGCAGATTGACATCGTCACTCCGATGGTCCAGGAACCGCAGGCCTTCGGCTCGGTGACGATGGACGTCGACGATGCCGACGACCCGCGCCTCGTCTCCGCATTCGGCTCGCGTGCCGCGCAAATCGCCGCCGAGCATGGGCTCAAGGCCCGCGAGGCCGTCACCGGCTACAACGCGCTGCGTGGCATGACCGAGAACGAGCTCGCTGCCAACGAAGCCGCGAACACCGGCGCCGACGCCACGAGTGCCGCCGCGCATATCGAGGTAAGCGGCCGCGAGATTCTCGACGACGTGACCTGGCTCATCGGCCCGGGCGACCGTTTCGGCATCGTCGGAGCGAACGGCGCCGGCAAATCCACACTGCTGAAGATTCTCGACGGCTCGCTCGCCCCCACCGCCGGCCGCGTGAACATAGGCAAGACGGTGAAGTTCGCGGTGCTCTCGCAGCGGCTCGACGAACTGGAGAAGCTCGGCAACTACAAGGTGAAGGAGGTGCTGAGCCGCTACAAGCCCACCTACATCGTCGACGGCAAGGAGGTGACGCCCGGCCAGCTCATGGAACGTCTCGGATTCGAGGCGGCGCAGCTCATGACACCCATCCGCGACCTCTCCGGCGGCCAGAAACGCCGCATGCAGCTACTGCTCATTCTGCTCGACGAACCGAACGTGCTCATCATGGACGAGCCGGGCAACGACCTCGACACCGACATGCTCGCCGTGATGGAAGACCTGCTCGACACCTGGCCGGGCACGCTCATCGTGGTGAGCCACGACCGCTACCTGCTCGAGCGCGTCACCGACGAGCAGTTCGCGCTGATCGGCGGCAAGGTGCGGCATCTGCCGGGCGGCGTGCAGGACTATCTCGATATGGTGGAGGATCTCAAGCGCGGCAAGTCGCTCCCGCAAGCCGATGCCGCGGGCACTGCACAATCTGCGAACACTGCGCAATCCGAGAACGAGCAGGCTGCCGACGAGCAATCTGCAGACCAGCCGAAGCTCTCCGGCAAGGAATATGCACAGGCGTCGCGCCGCGTTTCGGCGATCGAGCGCAAACTGGAGAAGATCGAGCAGCAGAAAGGCGAGCTGGAATCCCAGATGAACGCGCACGACCCCACTGATTACGAGGGGCTCGGCAAACTCAGCGCGCAGATCGCCGAACTGGAGACGCAGCAGGGCGAGCTGGAGACCGAGTGGTTCGATCTGTCCGAGCAACTCGGCAAGTGA
- a CDS encoding type 1 glutamine amidotransferase, protein MTKPEVLILQHAEWEKPGLILSDLEEINLPTQTLNISKQKKPDLPDFDEVAGLVVMGGPMGATDFDDYPGLKAEMKLIRAAIGTGKPVLGVCLGHQLIGAALGAKVKKASAPEIGIAPIKRVAKHDFFSMWNKELNVLQWHGDCISLPDSAELLARSSDTKVQAFRFGSALGMQFHLEVTPQLLEEWLDEPSMVKQLKASGGSKSQLREAFAASYPQIQPLGEQVFSGFAARCSTYSFSLTSRKS, encoded by the coding sequence ATGACGAAACCGGAAGTTCTTATTCTGCAACATGCCGAGTGGGAGAAACCAGGACTCATCCTGTCCGACCTTGAGGAGATCAATCTTCCCACGCAGACGCTCAATATATCGAAGCAGAAGAAACCTGACCTTCCCGATTTCGACGAAGTGGCCGGGCTGGTGGTCATGGGAGGCCCCATGGGCGCCACCGATTTCGACGACTACCCCGGTCTCAAGGCCGAGATGAAGCTCATCCGCGCGGCCATAGGCACAGGCAAGCCGGTGCTCGGCGTCTGCCTGGGGCATCAGCTCATCGGCGCCGCGCTCGGTGCCAAGGTGAAGAAGGCCAGCGCGCCGGAGATCGGCATCGCGCCCATCAAACGCGTGGCCAAACACGACTTCTTCTCCATGTGGAACAAGGAACTCAACGTGCTCCAATGGCACGGCGACTGCATTTCGCTGCCGGATTCCGCCGAGCTCCTCGCCCGCTCCTCCGACACGAAAGTGCAGGCATTCCGCTTTGGCTCCGCGCTGGGCATGCAGTTCCACTTGGAGGTCACGCCGCAGCTGCTCGAGGAATGGCTTGACGAACCGAGCATGGTCAAGCAACTCAAGGCTTCCGGCGGCTCGAAATCGCAGCTGCGCGAAGCGTTCGCTGCCAGCTACCCACAAATCCAGCCGCTCGGCGAACAGGTCTTCTCCGGTTTTGCCGCCCGCTGCAGCACCTACAGTTTCTCTCTGACATCCCGTAAGAGCTGA
- the ilvN gene encoding acetolactate synthase small subunit — translation MASYPASKPGSQRHTLSVLVENRPGVLARIAGLFARRAFNINSLSVSPTERPDISRITVTADVEEVPLEQIIKQLNKLLHVLKIVDLDESTTVERELVLIKVAADQSNRSDVLEIVRLFRVRVVDVNPESLTIEATGAGGKIDALLGLLDHYGIIELVRSGAVAMTRGPRALSEKVVGSEITGR, via the coding sequence ATGGCTTCATATCCAGCATCCAAGCCGGGTTCCCAGCGTCATACGCTGTCGGTGCTCGTCGAGAACCGCCCGGGTGTGCTCGCACGCATCGCCGGCCTGTTCGCCCGCCGTGCGTTCAACATCAACTCGCTGAGCGTCTCGCCCACCGAGCGCCCCGATATCTCCCGCATCACGGTGACCGCCGACGTCGAGGAGGTGCCGCTCGAGCAGATCATCAAGCAGCTCAACAAACTGCTGCATGTGTTGAAGATCGTCGACCTCGACGAATCAACCACCGTCGAGCGCGAACTCGTGCTCATCAAGGTCGCCGCGGACCAGTCGAACCGCTCCGATGTGCTTGAGATCGTCAGACTGTTCCGCGTGCGCGTCGTCGATGTCAATCCCGAGTCGCTCACGATCGAGGCGACCGGCGCCGGCGGCAAGATTGACGCGCTGCTCGGTCTGCTCGACCACTACGGCATCATCGAGCTCGTGCGTTCCGGCGCGGTCGCGATGACCCGCGGCCCGCGCGCGCTGAGCGAGAAAGTGGTCGGCAGCGAGATCACCGGCCGCTGA
- a CDS encoding acetolactate synthase large subunit: protein MSPTPLQAFSGVAKANANQHTHMRTIVDGEKMTGAQALVRSLEDLGVKDVFGIPGGAILPVYDAIDEHTKFRFVLMRHEQAAGHAAEGYAVATGEVGVCIVTSGPGATNVITAIADANMDSIPMIVITGQVGVNAIGTDAFQEADIVGATYPVAKHSYLVTDAQDIPRVLSEAHYIARSGRPGPVVVDLTKTAQNGTMYYSWPQRMILPGYNPTTEAHGRVLDDAAKLFQHAFRPVLYVGGGAVRSDAGAEVKALSDLTGAPIVTTLPARGIVPDDDPAVLGMPGMHGTIAATGAVQRSDLLVAIGARFDDRVTGKLEAFAPGARVVHIDIDPAEIGKNRTPDVPIVGDVKTVLSALMPRIERQHAIHGKPNLTTWWGLINSWVEKYPLTYQEPTDGTLAPQWVVEELSHAANPETIWVSGVGQHQMWATQFINFSHPHQWISSGGLGTMGFGLPAAIGASIGSQRYFDGKKPVWLIDGDGSFQMTSEELAAAFLEGAPVKIALLNNSVYGMVRQWQTLFYNNHYSATILHEEEKTGLEGVPNFVKLAEAYGCVALRARTKDEAVEAIRRANEINDRPVLIDFRVWKDAMVWPMVAAGDSNDNVTYLPGIKPLHQADGLAAMPVDSDAQADEAAAIITEEQD from the coding sequence GTGTCACCAACACCCCTGCAGGCGTTCAGCGGCGTGGCCAAAGCGAACGCCAACCAGCATACGCACATGCGCACCATTGTCGACGGCGAGAAGATGACCGGCGCACAGGCGCTGGTCCGCTCGCTGGAAGACCTGGGTGTCAAAGACGTATTCGGTATTCCGGGCGGCGCCATTCTGCCCGTGTACGACGCCATTGACGAGCACACGAAGTTCCGTTTCGTGCTCATGCGCCACGAACAGGCGGCAGGCCATGCGGCGGAGGGTTACGCCGTGGCCACCGGCGAGGTGGGCGTGTGCATCGTCACGTCAGGCCCGGGCGCCACGAACGTGATCACCGCCATCGCCGACGCGAACATGGATTCGATCCCAATGATCGTGATCACCGGTCAGGTGGGCGTCAACGCCATTGGCACCGACGCGTTCCAGGAGGCCGACATCGTGGGTGCCACCTACCCGGTCGCCAAGCATTCCTACCTGGTCACCGACGCGCAGGACATTCCGCGCGTGCTCTCCGAGGCGCACTACATCGCGCGTTCCGGCCGTCCCGGACCGGTGGTCGTGGATCTGACGAAGACCGCCCAGAACGGCACCATGTATTACAGCTGGCCGCAGCGCATGATTCTGCCCGGCTACAACCCGACCACCGAGGCACATGGCCGCGTGCTCGACGATGCCGCCAAGCTGTTCCAGCACGCGTTCCGCCCGGTGCTCTACGTGGGCGGCGGCGCGGTGCGTTCCGACGCCGGTGCCGAGGTGAAGGCGCTCTCCGATCTGACCGGTGCCCCGATTGTCACCACATTGCCGGCGCGTGGCATTGTGCCGGATGATGACCCCGCCGTGCTTGGCATGCCTGGCATGCATGGCACGATCGCCGCGACCGGCGCGGTGCAACGTTCCGACCTGCTCGTCGCGATCGGCGCGCGCTTCGACGACCGTGTGACGGGCAAACTCGAGGCCTTCGCCCCCGGCGCGCGCGTCGTCCACATTGATATCGACCCGGCCGAGATTGGCAAGAACCGCACTCCCGACGTACCGATCGTTGGCGATGTGAAGACGGTGTTGAGCGCGCTCATGCCGCGTATCGAACGCCAGCATGCCATTCACGGCAAGCCGAATCTGACCACATGGTGGGGGCTCATCAACTCGTGGGTCGAGAAATACCCGCTCACCTACCAGGAGCCGACCGACGGCACGCTTGCTCCGCAGTGGGTGGTCGAGGAGCTGTCGCATGCCGCAAATCCGGAGACGATCTGGGTGTCCGGTGTGGGCCAGCACCAGATGTGGGCGACGCAGTTCATCAATTTCTCGCACCCGCACCAGTGGATCTCCTCGGGCGGCTTGGGCACCATGGGCTTCGGCCTGCCGGCGGCCATCGGCGCATCCATCGGTTCCCAGCGCTACTTCGACGGCAAGAAGCCGGTGTGGCTCATCGACGGCGACGGATCGTTCCAAATGACAAGTGAGGAGCTCGCCGCCGCGTTCCTCGAGGGCGCCCCGGTGAAGATTGCGCTGCTCAACAACTCCGTGTATGGCATGGTTCGCCAGTGGCAGACCCTGTTCTACAACAACCACTACTCGGCCACGATTCTGCATGAAGAGGAGAAGACTGGCTTGGAGGGCGTTCCGAACTTCGTCAAGCTCGCCGAGGCGTACGGCTGCGTTGCATTGCGCGCACGCACCAAAGACGAGGCGGTAGAGGCGATTCGCCGGGCCAACGAAATCAATGACAGGCCGGTGCTTATCGATTTCCGTGTGTGGAAGGATGCCATGGTGTGGCCCATGGTCGCCGCTGGCGATTCGAACGACAATGTCACCTACCTGCCCGGCATCAAACCGTTGCACCAGGCTGACGGCCTTGCCGCCATGCCGGTGGATTCCGATGCCCAGGCAGATGAGGCTGCCGCCATCATCACCGAGGAACAGGACTGA